In a single window of the Phocoena phocoena chromosome 14, mPhoPho1.1, whole genome shotgun sequence genome:
- the DUSP11 gene encoding RNA/RNP complex-1-interacting phosphatase, whose protein sequence is MSQWHHARGRWGQSRGYSGRSSAKKKGGNHIPERWKDYLPVGQRMPGTRFIAFKVPLKKSFEKNLAPEECFSPLDLFNKIQEQNEELGLIIDLTYTRRYYKPEDLPETIPHLKICTIGHQVPDDDTIFKFQCAVKGFLKENKDNDRLIGVHCTHGLNRTGYLICRYLIDVEGMWPDDAIELFNRSRGHCLERQNYIEDLRNGPIRKNRDSSVSRTSGFEDSARMMEPVHTANKSVNQGLKHNLRQTPGYPTSRHFHTQTQDLQQSERKFSQNQNIYQRGHIPPPGPHGEDCLHRRYSWNVKPNGSQAAQNRRWYPGSYYRLPYPTYYRWTK, encoded by the exons ATGAGCCAGTGGCATCATGCCCGCGGGCGCTGGGGTCAGAGTCGCGGATATTCTGGACGTTCGTCGGCCAAGAAGAAGGGCGGAAACCACATCCCGGAAAG gtGGAAAGACTATCTCCCAGTTGGACAGCGGATGCCTGGGACTCGTTTCATTGCTTtcaaagttcctttaaaaaag agttttgaaaagaatcttgCTCCAGAAGAATGTTTTTCCCCCTTGGATCTTTTTAACAAAATCcaagaacagaatgaagaacTTGGGCTGATAATTGACTTAACATATACTCGCCGCTATTATAAGCCAGAG GACTTACCAGAAACtattcctcatttaaaaatttgtacaatTGGACATCAGGTGCCAGATGATGACACTATTTTTAAATTCCAGTGTGCTGTTAAAGGgtttttgaaggaaaataaagacaatg ACAGACTTATTGGTGTCCACTGTACCCATGGTTTAAACAGGACTGGCTACCTCATCTGCAG ATATTTGATTGATGTAGAAGGCATGTGGCCAGATGATGCAATTGAAT TATTCAATAGGAGCCGTGGACATTGCTTAGAAAGACAAAACTACATTGAAGACCTTCGGAATGGTCCCATCAGAAA GAATCGGGATTCCAGTGTATCCAGAACAAGTGGTTTTGAAGACTCAGCGCGTATGATGGAACCagttcacacagctaataagtctGTTAACCAAGGACTGAAGCATAACCTACGTCAGACCCCAGGTTACCCAACATCTCGGCATTTCCATACCCAGACCCAAGATTTGCAGCAATCAGAAAG aaaattttCACAGAATCAGAACATTTACCAGAGAGGCCATATTCCTCCTCCTGGTCCCCACGGAGAGGACTGTTTACACAGGAGGTACTCTTGGAATGTAAAGCCAAACGGCAGTCAAGCAGCACAGAACAGAAGGTGGTATCCTGGCAGTTACTACAGACTACCCTATCCGACCTATTATAGATGGACCAAGTGA
- the C14H2orf78 gene encoding LOW QUALITY PROTEIN: uncharacterized protein C2orf78 homolog (The sequence of the model RefSeq protein was modified relative to this genomic sequence to represent the inferred CDS: inserted 2 bases in 2 codons; deleted 1 base in 1 codon), translated as MRRSAAATQTSSGVVSSTLVSAVDVSFSSRTMSENFQNPSLLGTLNSLQHSLPGVGNTPSLTGSVCNFSRVSAPAVSSASATGTSVQTLMGSAYLHQQSSTTVLSGVTDQSQTSTSAASYPGVLDWDITGSTEKNSPSLIDLTLAVTDQHTAASSMFLAAQYDKTADTNNMVSLYPSLSARLAQGTPSQIPDXGHSLSLPYQEGSQVCYYNQGTLGSLLYGELGSCLQSYGSVSYTGSRAFVQPEMVTVLKEIQPTNIQPPASTSGIYYPVSAQAITETSFQGMETSLVMKNSLGLHPPSQTSRVTQTQELPKSCRSRNIQILESNPPPELGDISGTAPVQSASSLLALPPAPSQGQIESEHLEDIKTKFSKPLDAYQIPRENQEPPLLPLEIPDIHQLLACTVYPLSQEEQPGSENADRGKNSLSLEDVGTFENGMESSSGFADVTTLAEDIRLPQLFYSLKDLDQSKGPNVIKAKDTRAIEVNQVQEKPSVIKVPSAQPGKNKHKASEPISGAPKAKIQPNNPECLLWGEVLLCHAAVSDRAPVNTAKHSKGKPQKAASRKISKTKSHGQERTTRTRGRKKAEENKQTKSAESRQSQGKVKAEERPTIPQTKRKKQQTGLIQESFKKPRTSLGMRMLESVKVFHALGEENDKKTGLSSCRVLGDSSNPKHPQAPPAIQPWWHTPCEGKSPEKTQVEAQKPDSRAEKECPSPSQYEVPPPGKVKLIPLPFSAWDKPQARPAPGRPQSLSSHWPAVADRAQLASTNSAQPAVVSSSQPAPASLPGPAKPSQPTMTNXTQPCWTDHTQPSVLQSAAARPAPYKTSSCTSLQREPVPPAVTKRQSPPKLQTPFLLQDFSEQPVPWREPNVPKPVMSKPIEHEQRPAREAMKRRAQQERYNAAKYTSLGKLQFFIEREKEMEIADYYGYVK; from the exons ATGCGCCGTTCAGCTGCAGCCACTCAGACATCCTCTGGTGTTGTCTCCTCAACCCTTGTATCTGCagttgatgtttccttttcttctaggaCCATGTCAG AAAATTTCCAAAATCCATCTCTGCTTGGAACTCTGAATTCTCTGCAGCACTCTCTTCCTGGGGTGGGCAACACACCTTCCCTAACAGGAAGTGTCTGCAACTTCTCCAGAGTCTCTGCTCCTGCCGTCAGTTCGGCATCAGCTACTGGTACCTCTGTCCAGACACTCATGGGTAGCGCCTACCTTCACCAACAGTCTAGCACAACTGTGTTATCTGGAGTTACTGACCAGAGCCAGACCTCCACTTCAGCTGCTTCCTATCCAGGTGTTCTTGACTGGGACATCACAGGAAGCACTGAAAAGAATTCTCCTTCACTCATAGACTTGACTCTGGCAGTCACTGACCAGCACACAGCTGCTTCCTCCATGTTTTTGGCAGCCCAGTATGATAAAACTGCAGACACCAATAACATGGTCTCTCTATATCCATCACTTTCTGCCAGGCTTGCTCAGGGAACACCATCTCAAATTCCAG CAGGACACAGCCTGTCACTTCCCTACCAGGAAGGAAGCCAGGTATGCTACTATAACCAAGGCACATTGGGGTCTTTATTGTATGGAGAACTTGGCTCCTGCCTGCAATCCTATGGCTCTGTGTCATACACAGGAAGTAGGGCCTTTGTGCAACCAGAAATGGTAACGGTACTAAAGGAGATTCAGCCCACAAATATCCAACCACCAGCTTCCACCTCTGGAATCTACTACCCTGTGTCTGCTCAAGCCATCACAGAAACAAGTTTTCAAG ggatggagacttccctggtgatgaaAAATTCCCTGGGATTGCATCCTCCAAGCCAGACATCTCGTGTGACACAAACTCAAGAACTCCCCAAGTCCTGCAGGAGCAGAAATATTCAGATACTTGAGAGTAACCCACCACCTGAACTTGGGGACATTTCAGGGACAGCTCCAGTCCAGAGTGCCAGTAGTCTCCTGGCCCTGCCTCCAGCTCCAAGCCAGGGACAAATAGAGAGTGAGCACTTGGAGGATATTAAAACCAAGTTTTCAAAGCCTCTGGATGCCTACCAGATCCCAAGAGAAAACCAAGAGCCTCCACTACTCCCTTTAGAAATCCCTGATATTCACCAGCTCCTGGCCTGCACT GTGTATCCCCTCAGCCAAGAGGAGCAGCCCGGTTCTGAAAATGCTGATCGGGGAAAGAACAGCCTGAGTCTTGAGGACGTAGGGACATTTGAAAATGGGATGGAATCTAGCAGTGGTTTTGCAGACGTTACTACACTGGCGGAGGATATTCGCCTTCCCCAGCTCTTTTATTCTTTGAAAGATCTTGATCAATCCAAAGGTCCCAACGTGATCAAAGCCAAAGACACCAGAGCCATTGAGGTGAATCAGGTGCAGGAAAAGCCAAGTGTCATAAAGGTTCCCTCTGCTCAACCCGGGAAGAACAAACATAAAGCCTCTGAGCCTATCAGTGGTGCTCCCAAGGCCAAAATCCAGCCAAACAATCCAGAGTGCCTGTTATGGGGAGAAGTGCTTCTATGCCATGCTGCAGTCAGTGACAGGGCTCCTGTGAACACGGCCAAGCATTCCAAAGGCAAACCTCAGAAAGCTGCATCCAGAAAGATCAGCAAAACGAAGAGCCATGGGCAGGAAAGGACCACAAGgaccagaggaaggaagaaggctgAAGAGAATAAGCAGACAAAGTCTGCAGAGTCAAGGCAGAGTCAAGGCAAAGTCAAGGCAGAAGAGAGGCCAACAATTCCCCAGACGAAGCGAAAGAAGCAGCAAACTGGGCTTATCCAAGAGAGCTTTAAAAAGCCTCGAACCTCCCTAGGCATGCGCATGCTGGAGTCTGTGAAGGTTTTTCATGCACTGGGGGAGGAGAATGATAAGAAAACTGGGCTCTCTTCCTGTCGGGTCTTGGGAGATTCAAGCAACCCTAAACACCCCCAGGCACCCCCAGCTATCCAGCCATGGTGGCATACCCCATGTGAGGGTAAGAGTCCTGAGAAAACTCAAGTCGAAGCCCAGAAACCAGACAGCAGAGCTGAAAAAGAGTGTCCATCTCCATCCCAGTATGAGGTGCCGCCTCCTGGGAAGGTCAAGTTGATACCTCTGCCGTTTTCTGCTTGGGACAAGCCTCAAGCTCGACCTGCTCCTGGGAGGCCACAGTCTCTGTCCTCTCATTGGCCTGCTGTGGCTGACCGTGCCCAGCTTGCTTCTACTAACTCAGCTCAACCTGCTGTAGTGAGTTCATCCCAGCCAGCTCCTGCCTCTTTGCCGGGTCCTGCCAAACCATCTCAGCCAACTATGACTA CAACCCAACCGTGTTGGACCGACCATACCCAGCCTAGTGTCCTTCAGTCTGCTGCTGCTAGGCCTGCACCCTACAAAACTTCATCTTGCACTTCTCTCCAGCGGGAGCCTGTTCCCCCTGCTGTGACTAAGCGCCAGTCCCCACCCAAGCTCCAAACCCCATTTCTACTCCAAGACTTCAGCGAGCAACCAGTTCCATGGAGGGAACCCAATGTTCCCAAGCCAGTAATGTCAAAGCCCATCGAACACGAGCAGAGGCCAGCGCGGGAGGCCATGAAGAGACGGGCTCAACAAGAACGTTACAATGCTGCCAAATACACCTCTTTGGGGAAACTGCAATTTTTCattgagagggaaaaagaaatggaaattgctGACTACTACGGGTATGTAAAGTAA